The following are encoded together in the Bicyclus anynana chromosome 2, ilBicAnyn1.1, whole genome shotgun sequence genome:
- the LOC112052388 gene encoding piggyBac transposable element-derived protein 4-like isoform X5 codes for MDGLVICDISEMPQGQGLETPLHPKKQRRFIPSKPAKQPRVQAPPPSSSLSDAPSQGSSLSVLSKPPKLSPPPSPSLSGAPSPGPSSSVISEPATPRPRSPPSSPSLLDAPPPEPPTSPPPVVFVEYVDFESNSSSISASPLKHPSSRQPHTRRSRRLLDEESGYFTFYGSDDDTGESDDENEIAVPVLPRVFRSMMETPLDDSEPVPDTWPAVGLLKDPLDLYEFNWRPFPNPPIPPNSRRETFSVNNVGPTNPGADPYDIFIEIWDRQIMEHIAWETNKYAQEVAAKMIENNTLRPNSRICQWYDTTPDELYTYFGLVLAMGVVGKSRIEEYWSSTPDVFYTPGFSAHMTTDRFLILSKCLHFNDNSMCALDLDHSEARLFKIQPILSHLNNKFQKMYTLRQNIAVDESLLKWKGSLEISQIIPNKAAHRGIKTYEICESQTGYLWRFEVHAHKRNHKPASTTALVLKLIEGLEHKGYTLWMDSFYQSPCLARQLKLLGFDCAGTLRTDRKFVPQALNILSKQDMRLGEITGLTAGDVDVMVWRDMNKVGMISTYHGNGQNTVQGSTKPILILDYNIMMGGVDKKDQLLSMYPVERKRTRVWYKKLFKRLLNVSVLNAYIIHHHTSRLSHRNFRMNLVNAILAKHCTPLPILNAPARNKKVDVSHRLGQLPSRKNQRLRRTCVNCKKLVRTFCVGCTKSVCMHPCFLIIHS; via the exons ATGGATGG gCTTGTGATCTGCGATATCTCGGAAATGCCGCAAGGCCAGGGTCTCGAGACTCCCCTGCATCCTAAAAAGCAGCGCAGATTTATACC ATCAAAACCTGCAAAACAACCACGGGTACAAGCACCGCCTCCCTCATCATCGCTATCGGATGCACCATCACAGGGGTCATCGTTGTCCGTACT ATCAAAACCCCCAAAGCTATCACCGCCGCCCTCACCATCGCTATCGGGTGCACCATCACCGGGGCCATCGTCGTCCGTAAT ATCAGAACCCGCAACACCACGGCCACGATCACCACCTTCCTCACCATCGTTATTGGATGCACCACCACCGGAGCCACCGACGTCTCCTCCGCCCGTAGT GTTTGTGGAATATGTGGATTTTGAGTCGAATTCGAGCTCAATATCCGCGTCTCCATTGAAGCATCCATCTTCACGGCAACCACACACTCGTCGCTCTCGGCGATTGCTAGATGAGGAAAGCGGCTACTTCACCTTCTATG GAAGCGACGATGATACAGGGGAGAGCGATGACGAAAATGAAATTGCGGTTCCAGTATTACCGAGGGTGTTCCGGAGCATGATGGAGACACCTTTGGATGACTCAGAGCCCGTTCCTGATACATGGCCAGCCGTCGGACTCCTCAAAGATCCTCTGGATCTCTATGAGTTCAACTGGAGACCGTTTCCAAATCCTCCGATTCCCCCAAACTCGAGGCGGGAAACGTTCTCTGTAAATAATGTAGGTCCGACAAATCCAGGTGCCGACCCATATGatattttcattgaaatatGGGATCGGCAAATAATGGAGCACATTGCGTgggaaacaaataaatatgctCAGGAGGTGGCAGCCAAGATGATCGAAAACAACACTCTGCGCCCCAATAGCCGCATATGTCAGTGGTATGATACCACTCCCGACgaattatatacttatttcgGCCTCGTTCTGGCGATGGGTGTTGTAGGTAAGTCGAGGATCGAAGAATACTGGAGTTCCACCCCTGACGTATTTTATACTCCAGGTTTTAGTGCACACATGACCACCGACCGCTTTCTAATCCTTAGTAAATGCTTACACTTTAATGACAATAGCATGTGTGCGCTAGACCTGGACCACTCCGAGGCCAGACTATTTAAAATACAGCCAATATTGTcacatttgaataataaatttcaGAAAATGTACACTCTGCGGCAGAACATTGCTGTTGACGAGAGTCTCTTGAAGTGGAAAGGCTCGCTGGAAATCAGCCAGATTATTCCCAATAAAGCTGCTCATCGCGGTATCAAAACGTATGAGATATGTGAATCTCAAACCGGTTACCTATGGCGGTTTGAGGTTCACGCTCATAAAAGAAATCATAAGCCGGCCTCTACAACAGCCTTGGTCTTGAAGTTGATCGAAGGCTTGGAGCACAAGGGCTACACGCTGTGGATGGATAGTTTTTATCAATCCCCGTGTCTGGCTCGACAGCTCAAGCTTTTAGGCTTTGACTGTGCGGGAACCCTGCGGACAGATCGCAAGTTCGTCCCGCAGGCCCTGAACATCCTCAGCAAGCAGGACATGCGCCTAGGGGAGATCACTGGTCTCACCGCAGGGGACGTCGATGTCATGGTATGGAGAGACATGAATAAGGTGGGCATGATCTCTACATACCATGGCAACGGTCAAAACACAGTCCAAGGGTCCACCAAACCCATACTGATATTGGATTACAATATCATGATGGGCGGGGTGGATAAAAAAGATCAGCTCCTGTCCATGTATCCGGTGGAGCGAAAGCGGACAAGGGTGTggtataaaaaactttttaagagACTTCTCAACGTCTCCGTATTGAACGCTTATATCATACATCATCACACTTCTAGACTGAGTCATCGGAATTTCCGTATGAATCTTGTAAATGCCATTCTCGCAAAGCACTGTACCCCTTTGCCGATTTTGAATGCACCTGCGCGAAACAAAAAAGTCGACGTCAGTCACCGATTAGGCCAGTTGCCTAGTAGGAAGAACCAACGCCTGCGGCGCACCTGCGTGAACTGTAAAAAACTAGTGCGCACGTTCTGTGTGGGTTGCACCAAATCCGTATGTATGCATCCATGTTTTCTCATTATCCATTCCTAA
- the LOC112052388 gene encoding piggyBac transposable element-derived protein 4-like isoform X6, with protein MDGLVICDISEMPQGQGLETPLHPKKQRRFIPSKPPKLSPPPSPSLSGAPSPGPSSSVISEPATPRPRSPPSSPSLLDAPPPEPPTSPPPVVFVEYVDFESNSSSISASPLKHPSSRQPHTRRSRRLLDEESGYFTFYGSDDDTGESDDENEIAVPVLPRVFRSMMETPLDDSEPVPDTWPAVGLLKDPLDLYEFNWRPFPNPPIPPNSRRETFSVNNVGPTNPGADPYDIFIEIWDRQIMEHIAWETNKYAQEVAAKMIENNTLRPNSRICQWYDTTPDELYTYFGLVLAMGVVGKSRIEEYWSSTPDVFYTPGFSAHMTTDRFLILSKCLHFNDNSMCALDLDHSEARLFKIQPILSHLNNKFQKMYTLRQNIAVDESLLKWKGSLEISQIIPNKAAHRGIKTYEICESQTGYLWRFEVHAHKRNHKPASTTALVLKLIEGLEHKGYTLWMDSFYQSPCLARQLKLLGFDCAGTLRTDRKFVPQALNILSKQDMRLGEITGLTAGDVDVMVWRDMNKVGMISTYHGNGQNTVQGSTKPILILDYNIMMGGVDKKDQLLSMYPVERKRTRVWYKKLFKRLLNVSVLNAYIIHHHTSRLSHRNFRMNLVNAILAKHCTPLPILNAPARNKKVDVSHRLGQLPSRKNQRLRRTCVNCKKLVRTFCVGCTKSVCMHPCFLIIHS; from the exons ATGGATGG gCTTGTGATCTGCGATATCTCGGAAATGCCGCAAGGCCAGGGTCTCGAGACTCCCCTGCATCCTAAAAAGCAGCGCAGATTTATACC ATCAAAACCCCCAAAGCTATCACCGCCGCCCTCACCATCGCTATCGGGTGCACCATCACCGGGGCCATCGTCGTCCGTAAT ATCAGAACCCGCAACACCACGGCCACGATCACCACCTTCCTCACCATCGTTATTGGATGCACCACCACCGGAGCCACCGACGTCTCCTCCGCCCGTAGT GTTTGTGGAATATGTGGATTTTGAGTCGAATTCGAGCTCAATATCCGCGTCTCCATTGAAGCATCCATCTTCACGGCAACCACACACTCGTCGCTCTCGGCGATTGCTAGATGAGGAAAGCGGCTACTTCACCTTCTATG GAAGCGACGATGATACAGGGGAGAGCGATGACGAAAATGAAATTGCGGTTCCAGTATTACCGAGGGTGTTCCGGAGCATGATGGAGACACCTTTGGATGACTCAGAGCCCGTTCCTGATACATGGCCAGCCGTCGGACTCCTCAAAGATCCTCTGGATCTCTATGAGTTCAACTGGAGACCGTTTCCAAATCCTCCGATTCCCCCAAACTCGAGGCGGGAAACGTTCTCTGTAAATAATGTAGGTCCGACAAATCCAGGTGCCGACCCATATGatattttcattgaaatatGGGATCGGCAAATAATGGAGCACATTGCGTgggaaacaaataaatatgctCAGGAGGTGGCAGCCAAGATGATCGAAAACAACACTCTGCGCCCCAATAGCCGCATATGTCAGTGGTATGATACCACTCCCGACgaattatatacttatttcgGCCTCGTTCTGGCGATGGGTGTTGTAGGTAAGTCGAGGATCGAAGAATACTGGAGTTCCACCCCTGACGTATTTTATACTCCAGGTTTTAGTGCACACATGACCACCGACCGCTTTCTAATCCTTAGTAAATGCTTACACTTTAATGACAATAGCATGTGTGCGCTAGACCTGGACCACTCCGAGGCCAGACTATTTAAAATACAGCCAATATTGTcacatttgaataataaatttcaGAAAATGTACACTCTGCGGCAGAACATTGCTGTTGACGAGAGTCTCTTGAAGTGGAAAGGCTCGCTGGAAATCAGCCAGATTATTCCCAATAAAGCTGCTCATCGCGGTATCAAAACGTATGAGATATGTGAATCTCAAACCGGTTACCTATGGCGGTTTGAGGTTCACGCTCATAAAAGAAATCATAAGCCGGCCTCTACAACAGCCTTGGTCTTGAAGTTGATCGAAGGCTTGGAGCACAAGGGCTACACGCTGTGGATGGATAGTTTTTATCAATCCCCGTGTCTGGCTCGACAGCTCAAGCTTTTAGGCTTTGACTGTGCGGGAACCCTGCGGACAGATCGCAAGTTCGTCCCGCAGGCCCTGAACATCCTCAGCAAGCAGGACATGCGCCTAGGGGAGATCACTGGTCTCACCGCAGGGGACGTCGATGTCATGGTATGGAGAGACATGAATAAGGTGGGCATGATCTCTACATACCATGGCAACGGTCAAAACACAGTCCAAGGGTCCACCAAACCCATACTGATATTGGATTACAATATCATGATGGGCGGGGTGGATAAAAAAGATCAGCTCCTGTCCATGTATCCGGTGGAGCGAAAGCGGACAAGGGTGTggtataaaaaactttttaagagACTTCTCAACGTCTCCGTATTGAACGCTTATATCATACATCATCACACTTCTAGACTGAGTCATCGGAATTTCCGTATGAATCTTGTAAATGCCATTCTCGCAAAGCACTGTACCCCTTTGCCGATTTTGAATGCACCTGCGCGAAACAAAAAAGTCGACGTCAGTCACCGATTAGGCCAGTTGCCTAGTAGGAAGAACCAACGCCTGCGGCGCACCTGCGTGAACTGTAAAAAACTAGTGCGCACGTTCTGTGTGGGTTGCACCAAATCCGTATGTATGCATCCATGTTTTCTCATTATCCATTCCTAA
- the LOC112052388 gene encoding piggyBac transposable element-derived protein 4-like isoform X3, giving the protein MDGGINRPMCDLRRGTGVRVRGPRGPSRSPLVAGLVEDAVVGAGRGGPRKRCRTRGGRVNTSTRRPGPRTIDELVICDISEMPQGQGLETPLHPKKQRRFIPSKPAKQPRVQAPPPSSSLSDAPSQGSSLSVLSKPPKLSPPPSPSLSGAPSPGPSSSVISEPATPRPRSPPSSPSLLDAPPPEPPTSPPPVVFVEYVDFESNSSSISASPLKHPSSRQPHTRRSRRLLDEESGYFTFYGSDDDTGESDDENEIAVPVLPRVFRSMMETPLDDSEPVPDTWPAVGLLKDPLDLYEFNWRPFPNPPIPPNSRRETFSVNNVGPTNPGADPYDIFIEIWDRQIMEHIAWETNKYAQEVAAKMIENNTLRPNSRICQWYDTTPDELYTYFGLVLAMGVVGKSRIEEYWSSTPDVFYTPGFSAHMTTDRFLILSKCLHFNDNSMCALDLDHSEARLFKIQPILSHLNNKFQKMYTLRQNIAVDESLLKWKGSLEISQIIPNKAAHRGIKTYEICESQTGYLWRFEVHAHKRNHKPASTTALVLKLIEGLEHKGYTLWMDSFYQSPCLARQLKLLGFDCAGTLRTDRKFVPQALNILSKQDMRLGEITGLTAGDVDVMVWRDMNKVGMISTYHGNGQNTVQGSTKPILILDYNIMMGGVDKKDQLLSMYPVERKRTRVWYKKLFKRLLNVSVLNAYIIHHHTSRLSHRNFRMNLVNAILAKHCTPLPILNAPARNKKVDVSHRLGQLPSRKNQRLRRTCVNCKKLVRTFCVGCTKSVCMHPCFLIIHS; this is encoded by the exons ATGGATGG TGGGATAAATCGTCCTATGTGCGATCTGCGACGTGGTACGGGTGTGCGTGTGCGAGGTCCACGTGGCCCAAGTAGATCGCCACTGGTGGCAGGACTGGTGGAGGATGCGGTGGTCGGTGCCGGTCGCGGAGGACCTAGGAAGCGATGTAGAACACGAGGAGGTCGCGTCAATACTAGTACCAGGCGACCAGGGCCGAGAACTATTGACGA gCTTGTGATCTGCGATATCTCGGAAATGCCGCAAGGCCAGGGTCTCGAGACTCCCCTGCATCCTAAAAAGCAGCGCAGATTTATACC ATCAAAACCTGCAAAACAACCACGGGTACAAGCACCGCCTCCCTCATCATCGCTATCGGATGCACCATCACAGGGGTCATCGTTGTCCGTACT ATCAAAACCCCCAAAGCTATCACCGCCGCCCTCACCATCGCTATCGGGTGCACCATCACCGGGGCCATCGTCGTCCGTAAT ATCAGAACCCGCAACACCACGGCCACGATCACCACCTTCCTCACCATCGTTATTGGATGCACCACCACCGGAGCCACCGACGTCTCCTCCGCCCGTAGT GTTTGTGGAATATGTGGATTTTGAGTCGAATTCGAGCTCAATATCCGCGTCTCCATTGAAGCATCCATCTTCACGGCAACCACACACTCGTCGCTCTCGGCGATTGCTAGATGAGGAAAGCGGCTACTTCACCTTCTATG GAAGCGACGATGATACAGGGGAGAGCGATGACGAAAATGAAATTGCGGTTCCAGTATTACCGAGGGTGTTCCGGAGCATGATGGAGACACCTTTGGATGACTCAGAGCCCGTTCCTGATACATGGCCAGCCGTCGGACTCCTCAAAGATCCTCTGGATCTCTATGAGTTCAACTGGAGACCGTTTCCAAATCCTCCGATTCCCCCAAACTCGAGGCGGGAAACGTTCTCTGTAAATAATGTAGGTCCGACAAATCCAGGTGCCGACCCATATGatattttcattgaaatatGGGATCGGCAAATAATGGAGCACATTGCGTgggaaacaaataaatatgctCAGGAGGTGGCAGCCAAGATGATCGAAAACAACACTCTGCGCCCCAATAGCCGCATATGTCAGTGGTATGATACCACTCCCGACgaattatatacttatttcgGCCTCGTTCTGGCGATGGGTGTTGTAGGTAAGTCGAGGATCGAAGAATACTGGAGTTCCACCCCTGACGTATTTTATACTCCAGGTTTTAGTGCACACATGACCACCGACCGCTTTCTAATCCTTAGTAAATGCTTACACTTTAATGACAATAGCATGTGTGCGCTAGACCTGGACCACTCCGAGGCCAGACTATTTAAAATACAGCCAATATTGTcacatttgaataataaatttcaGAAAATGTACACTCTGCGGCAGAACATTGCTGTTGACGAGAGTCTCTTGAAGTGGAAAGGCTCGCTGGAAATCAGCCAGATTATTCCCAATAAAGCTGCTCATCGCGGTATCAAAACGTATGAGATATGTGAATCTCAAACCGGTTACCTATGGCGGTTTGAGGTTCACGCTCATAAAAGAAATCATAAGCCGGCCTCTACAACAGCCTTGGTCTTGAAGTTGATCGAAGGCTTGGAGCACAAGGGCTACACGCTGTGGATGGATAGTTTTTATCAATCCCCGTGTCTGGCTCGACAGCTCAAGCTTTTAGGCTTTGACTGTGCGGGAACCCTGCGGACAGATCGCAAGTTCGTCCCGCAGGCCCTGAACATCCTCAGCAAGCAGGACATGCGCCTAGGGGAGATCACTGGTCTCACCGCAGGGGACGTCGATGTCATGGTATGGAGAGACATGAATAAGGTGGGCATGATCTCTACATACCATGGCAACGGTCAAAACACAGTCCAAGGGTCCACCAAACCCATACTGATATTGGATTACAATATCATGATGGGCGGGGTGGATAAAAAAGATCAGCTCCTGTCCATGTATCCGGTGGAGCGAAAGCGGACAAGGGTGTggtataaaaaactttttaagagACTTCTCAACGTCTCCGTATTGAACGCTTATATCATACATCATCACACTTCTAGACTGAGTCATCGGAATTTCCGTATGAATCTTGTAAATGCCATTCTCGCAAAGCACTGTACCCCTTTGCCGATTTTGAATGCACCTGCGCGAAACAAAAAAGTCGACGTCAGTCACCGATTAGGCCAGTTGCCTAGTAGGAAGAACCAACGCCTGCGGCGCACCTGCGTGAACTGTAAAAAACTAGTGCGCACGTTCTGTGTGGGTTGCACCAAATCCGTATGTATGCATCCATGTTTTCTCATTATCCATTCCTAA
- the LOC112052388 gene encoding piggyBac transposable element-derived protein 4-like isoform X1: protein MDHMGSKLVGHTLYFIYLQFYCYFAKILHVYLFMLLSGINRPMCDLRRGTGVRVRGPRGPSRSPLVAGLVEDAVVGAGRGGPRKRCRTRGGRVNTSTRRPGPRTIDELVICDISEMPQGQGLETPLHPKKQRRFIPSKPAKQPRVQAPPPSSSLSDAPSQGSSLSVLSKPPKLSPPPSPSLSGAPSPGPSSSVISEPATPRPRSPPSSPSLLDAPPPEPPTSPPPVVFVEYVDFESNSSSISASPLKHPSSRQPHTRRSRRLLDEESGYFTFYGSDDDTGESDDENEIAVPVLPRVFRSMMETPLDDSEPVPDTWPAVGLLKDPLDLYEFNWRPFPNPPIPPNSRRETFSVNNVGPTNPGADPYDIFIEIWDRQIMEHIAWETNKYAQEVAAKMIENNTLRPNSRICQWYDTTPDELYTYFGLVLAMGVVGKSRIEEYWSSTPDVFYTPGFSAHMTTDRFLILSKCLHFNDNSMCALDLDHSEARLFKIQPILSHLNNKFQKMYTLRQNIAVDESLLKWKGSLEISQIIPNKAAHRGIKTYEICESQTGYLWRFEVHAHKRNHKPASTTALVLKLIEGLEHKGYTLWMDSFYQSPCLARQLKLLGFDCAGTLRTDRKFVPQALNILSKQDMRLGEITGLTAGDVDVMVWRDMNKVGMISTYHGNGQNTVQGSTKPILILDYNIMMGGVDKKDQLLSMYPVERKRTRVWYKKLFKRLLNVSVLNAYIIHHHTSRLSHRNFRMNLVNAILAKHCTPLPILNAPARNKKVDVSHRLGQLPSRKNQRLRRTCVNCKKLVRTFCVGCTKSVCMHPCFLIIHS, encoded by the exons ATGGAccatatgggttcgaaactagtcgggcatactttgtattttatttatttgcagtttTATTGCTACTTTGCTAAAATCTTGcatgtttatctttttatgcTTCTAAGTGGGATAAATCGTCCTATGTGCGATCTGCGACGTGGTACGGGTGTGCGTGTGCGAGGTCCACGTGGCCCAAGTAGATCGCCACTGGTGGCAGGACTGGTGGAGGATGCGGTGGTCGGTGCCGGTCGCGGAGGACCTAGGAAGCGATGTAGAACACGAGGAGGTCGCGTCAATACTAGTACCAGGCGACCAGGGCCGAGAACTATTGACGA gCTTGTGATCTGCGATATCTCGGAAATGCCGCAAGGCCAGGGTCTCGAGACTCCCCTGCATCCTAAAAAGCAGCGCAGATTTATACC ATCAAAACCTGCAAAACAACCACGGGTACAAGCACCGCCTCCCTCATCATCGCTATCGGATGCACCATCACAGGGGTCATCGTTGTCCGTACT ATCAAAACCCCCAAAGCTATCACCGCCGCCCTCACCATCGCTATCGGGTGCACCATCACCGGGGCCATCGTCGTCCGTAAT ATCAGAACCCGCAACACCACGGCCACGATCACCACCTTCCTCACCATCGTTATTGGATGCACCACCACCGGAGCCACCGACGTCTCCTCCGCCCGTAGT GTTTGTGGAATATGTGGATTTTGAGTCGAATTCGAGCTCAATATCCGCGTCTCCATTGAAGCATCCATCTTCACGGCAACCACACACTCGTCGCTCTCGGCGATTGCTAGATGAGGAAAGCGGCTACTTCACCTTCTATG GAAGCGACGATGATACAGGGGAGAGCGATGACGAAAATGAAATTGCGGTTCCAGTATTACCGAGGGTGTTCCGGAGCATGATGGAGACACCTTTGGATGACTCAGAGCCCGTTCCTGATACATGGCCAGCCGTCGGACTCCTCAAAGATCCTCTGGATCTCTATGAGTTCAACTGGAGACCGTTTCCAAATCCTCCGATTCCCCCAAACTCGAGGCGGGAAACGTTCTCTGTAAATAATGTAGGTCCGACAAATCCAGGTGCCGACCCATATGatattttcattgaaatatGGGATCGGCAAATAATGGAGCACATTGCGTgggaaacaaataaatatgctCAGGAGGTGGCAGCCAAGATGATCGAAAACAACACTCTGCGCCCCAATAGCCGCATATGTCAGTGGTATGATACCACTCCCGACgaattatatacttatttcgGCCTCGTTCTGGCGATGGGTGTTGTAGGTAAGTCGAGGATCGAAGAATACTGGAGTTCCACCCCTGACGTATTTTATACTCCAGGTTTTAGTGCACACATGACCACCGACCGCTTTCTAATCCTTAGTAAATGCTTACACTTTAATGACAATAGCATGTGTGCGCTAGACCTGGACCACTCCGAGGCCAGACTATTTAAAATACAGCCAATATTGTcacatttgaataataaatttcaGAAAATGTACACTCTGCGGCAGAACATTGCTGTTGACGAGAGTCTCTTGAAGTGGAAAGGCTCGCTGGAAATCAGCCAGATTATTCCCAATAAAGCTGCTCATCGCGGTATCAAAACGTATGAGATATGTGAATCTCAAACCGGTTACCTATGGCGGTTTGAGGTTCACGCTCATAAAAGAAATCATAAGCCGGCCTCTACAACAGCCTTGGTCTTGAAGTTGATCGAAGGCTTGGAGCACAAGGGCTACACGCTGTGGATGGATAGTTTTTATCAATCCCCGTGTCTGGCTCGACAGCTCAAGCTTTTAGGCTTTGACTGTGCGGGAACCCTGCGGACAGATCGCAAGTTCGTCCCGCAGGCCCTGAACATCCTCAGCAAGCAGGACATGCGCCTAGGGGAGATCACTGGTCTCACCGCAGGGGACGTCGATGTCATGGTATGGAGAGACATGAATAAGGTGGGCATGATCTCTACATACCATGGCAACGGTCAAAACACAGTCCAAGGGTCCACCAAACCCATACTGATATTGGATTACAATATCATGATGGGCGGGGTGGATAAAAAAGATCAGCTCCTGTCCATGTATCCGGTGGAGCGAAAGCGGACAAGGGTGTggtataaaaaactttttaagagACTTCTCAACGTCTCCGTATTGAACGCTTATATCATACATCATCACACTTCTAGACTGAGTCATCGGAATTTCCGTATGAATCTTGTAAATGCCATTCTCGCAAAGCACTGTACCCCTTTGCCGATTTTGAATGCACCTGCGCGAAACAAAAAAGTCGACGTCAGTCACCGATTAGGCCAGTTGCCTAGTAGGAAGAACCAACGCCTGCGGCGCACCTGCGTGAACTGTAAAAAACTAGTGCGCACGTTCTGTGTGGGTTGCACCAAATCCGTATGTATGCATCCATGTTTTCTCATTATCCATTCCTAA